A genomic segment from Kyrpidia tusciae DSM 2912 encodes:
- a CDS encoding copper amine oxidase N-terminal domain-containing protein, translated as MNRRIAVLGGVALVGLGLAAGGALASPGIQLVVNQRPVSPSVAPQMVDGKVVAPVRDVAEALGATVSWNDGTQTVQVDLPQTDALNRRIALLEQAVAPTTPQEAVQTWTKGVQGRNGALQYAVLSPALREQRKADFEGVGWVTGTSSPWVNEVRIGSGTQNSDGSWTFPVQFDWRTLADIGPPADWSKIPSFPVTVQEIDQHWYISDAPK; from the coding sequence ATGAATCGAAGAATCGCCGTTCTCGGCGGGGTCGCGCTCGTCGGTCTCGGTCTGGCGGCCGGCGGGGCCCTGGCGAGTCCGGGCATTCAATTGGTGGTCAATCAGCGTCCGGTCTCCCCGTCCGTTGCCCCGCAAATGGTGGACGGGAAAGTGGTGGCCCCGGTTCGGGATGTGGCCGAGGCGCTGGGTGCGACGGTGAGCTGGAACGATGGGACCCAGACGGTGCAGGTGGATTTGCCCCAGACGGACGCGTTGAACCGCCGGATCGCCCTGCTCGAACAGGCGGTGGCCCCGACCACCCCGCAAGAAGCGGTGCAAACCTGGACCAAAGGGGTGCAGGGCCGAAACGGGGCCCTGCAGTACGCCGTGCTGTCCCCGGCTTTGAGAGAGCAGCGGAAAGCCGATTTCGAAGGGGTGGGCTGGGTCACCGGGACATCCAGTCCCTGGGTGAACGAGGTCCGGATCGGTTCGGGCACGCAAAATTCCGACGGCTCGTGGACGTTCCCGGTCCAGTTCGATTGGCGGACTTTAGCGGACATCGGTCCACCCGCCGATTGGAGCAAGATTCCGTCTTTCCCGGTGACGGTTCAAGAGATCGACCAGCACTGGTACATATCCGACGCCCCAAAATAA
- a CDS encoding polyprenyl synthetase family protein — translation MRVTELYGAMRGELRRVEDLLEEEVASREPALQEASLYLLRAGGKRLRPLVVLVSGRFGPRRDTEALVRAAAALEMIHMATLVHDDVIDRSDTRRGRPTVKAAWGDQLALYTGDFLFARALELLSEMEDRRLHEVTAWAIARMCQGELEQMHDLYRIDQPLFRYYRRIRQKTALLMAVSCLVGARAAEADEETARALWRFGGHLGMAFQIVDDVLDLVGDEAVMGKPVGSDLLQGNLTLPVLFALRGRTSGDEAASRRLAGRIHPGMSQEDAAEVVRAVAESGGIDEARRVAERYVTWARRDLAALPDGWAREALEAVLGFVTARDR, via the coding sequence ATGAGAGTAACGGAATTGTACGGAGCGATGCGGGGTGAACTTCGCCGGGTGGAAGACCTGTTGGAAGAGGAAGTGGCCAGCCGGGAACCGGCGCTCCAGGAAGCCTCCTTGTATCTTCTTCGGGCGGGGGGAAAGCGCCTGCGGCCCCTGGTGGTGCTGGTCTCCGGCCGGTTTGGCCCCCGAAGGGACACCGAGGCCCTGGTCCGGGCGGCGGCGGCCCTGGAGATGATTCATATGGCCACCTTGGTGCACGACGACGTGATCGACCGGTCGGACACCCGACGGGGCCGGCCCACGGTGAAAGCGGCATGGGGGGATCAGTTGGCCCTTTACACCGGGGATTTTTTGTTTGCCCGGGCTCTGGAACTTTTGTCTGAGATGGAAGACCGGCGGTTGCACGAGGTGACGGCTTGGGCCATCGCCCGGATGTGCCAAGGGGAGCTCGAACAGATGCACGACTTGTACCGGATTGACCAGCCGCTCTTCCGGTATTATCGTCGCATCCGGCAAAAGACAGCCCTCCTGATGGCGGTCAGTTGCCTGGTGGGCGCCCGGGCGGCGGAGGCTGACGAGGAGACGGCCCGGGCGCTGTGGCGCTTTGGGGGGCATCTGGGCATGGCTTTTCAGATTGTCGACGATGTGCTGGATTTAGTGGGCGATGAGGCCGTTATGGGGAAACCCGTGGGGAGTGATCTCCTGCAGGGAAATCTAACGCTGCCGGTACTTTTCGCGCTGCGCGGGAGGACCTCGGGGGACGAGGCGGCCAGTCGGCGTTTGGCGGGTCGGATTCACCCCGGCATGTCCCAGGAGGATGCGGCGGAGGTCGTGCGAGCAGTGGCGGAGTCCGGGGGGATCGACGAGGCCCGGCGGGTGGCGGAGCGATACGTGACCTGGGCCCGGCGGGATTTGGCGGCTCTTCCCGATGGATGGGCACGGGAGGCGCTGGAGGCGGTGCTGGGGTTTGTGACCGCCCGAGACCGGTAG
- a CDS encoding DUF1664 domain-containing protein, translating to MADRTLDMLFDTVRDLATAVYNLRQEVNAGFQRMQGELENVNGELAQVKGDLAQVKGDLAQVKGELTQVKREVAQLKEEFQEMRSELRQVNERLDRIEKRLAKLEGESNHAKIRLFDVEREVEEIKRLHL from the coding sequence GTGGCCGATCGAACGTTGGATATGTTGTTCGACACGGTGAGGGACCTGGCAACAGCGGTGTACAATTTACGACAAGAAGTCAATGCCGGCTTCCAGCGGATGCAGGGGGAACTTGAGAACGTCAACGGAGAATTGGCACAAGTCAAAGGAGACTTGGCACAGGTCAAAGGAGACTTGGCACAGGTCAAAGGAGAATTGACACAAGTCAAAAGAGAAGTGGCACAGCTCAAAGAAGAGTTTCAGGAAATGCGCAGCGAGCTTCGGCAAGTGAACGAACGTCTCGACCGGATTGAGAAACGGCTGGCCAAGCTCGAAGGCGAGTCCAATCATGCGAAGATCCGGCTGTTCGATGTGGAACGCGAGGTGGAGGAAATCAAACGGCTGCACCTGTAA
- the ndk gene encoding nucleoside-diphosphate kinase — protein sequence MEQTFVMIKPDGVQRGLIGDIVSRLERRGLRLVAAKLMQVSRQLAEKHYEEHRDKPFFGELVSFITSGPVFAMVWEGQGAIAVVRQMMGKTNPQEAAPGTIRGDLALSIGMNVVHGSDSPESAAREIALWFGGETPLKYERSMDRWI from the coding sequence CTGGAACAGACCTTTGTGATGATTAAACCCGACGGCGTCCAACGGGGCCTCATCGGCGATATCGTGTCTCGGTTGGAGCGGCGAGGCCTGCGGTTGGTAGCTGCGAAATTGATGCAGGTGTCCCGGCAGTTGGCGGAGAAACATTATGAAGAACACCGGGACAAACCATTTTTCGGCGAACTGGTGTCCTTCATCACATCGGGGCCGGTATTCGCCATGGTGTGGGAAGGACAGGGAGCCATCGCCGTGGTCCGGCAGATGATGGGAAAAACCAATCCCCAGGAGGCGGCGCCGGGGACGATTCGGGGAGATCTGGCGCTGTCCATCGGGATGAACGTGGTGCACGGCTCGGACTCCCCGGAGAGCGCGGCCAGGGAGATCGCCCTGTGGTTCGGCGGGGAAACCCCGCTGAAGTACGAACGGTCCATGGATCGCTGGATTTGA
- a CDS encoding Uma2 family endonuclease, with protein sequence MLVLEAKEAQELDRYEVIDGVVYDMTPPPSTAHQRASNRIYILFANHLRGKTCEAFHAPFGVWFNERDDEHVEPDITVVCDPLKIREKGCVGTPDLIVEVLSPNTAAKDRTVKLRRYQRAGVREYWIVDPVHKTVEVYRLEDNVFGKPDAYGEGDIIRVGIFEDLHVNLGEVFY encoded by the coding sequence GTGTTGGTTTTGGAAGCGAAGGAGGCGCAAGAACTAGATCGGTACGAGGTGATTGATGGCGTTGTCTACGACATGACGCCGCCGCCGTCAACGGCACACCAACGGGCGTCAAACCGGATCTACATCTTGTTTGCGAACCATCTGCGGGGGAAAACGTGTGAAGCGTTTCATGCACCGTTTGGTGTATGGTTCAACGAGAGAGACGACGAACATGTTGAACCGGACATTACCGTCGTATGTGACCCGTTGAAAATTCGCGAGAAAGGCTGCGTGGGCACTCCCGACTTGATCGTAGAAGTACTATCGCCGAACACAGCGGCGAAAGATCGAACGGTCAAACTCAGGCGCTACCAACGTGCGGGAGTTCGTGAATATTGGATCGTCGACCCTGTGCACAAGACGGTGGAAGTGTATCGATTGGAAGACAATGTTTTTGGCAAACCGGACGCGTACGGGGAAGGCGATATCATCCGCGTCGGGATATTCGAGGACTTACACGTGAATTTAGGAGAAGTATTTTATTAA
- the mqnC gene encoding cyclic dehypoxanthinyl futalosine synthase, with protein sequence MLVRTGAAEEILNKALSGERLTLEDGVRLYESADIVALGRAAREVSRRLHPEGVVTFVVNRNINYSNVCDTYCTFCAFYRRPGHPEAYVLPDEVIFEKIEETVRLGGTEILMQGGTHPDLPLEWYTELLRKIKARFPVHMHSFSSAEIQNLKKISGLSLEGVVRALRDAGLDSLPGGGAEILDNRTRRRISRLKGTWEDWMEVHLTAHRLGMPSTATMVVGFGESDEERVLHMLRVREAQDRTGGFTAFIAWTYQPDNTALRGTRATAAEYLKTVAIARLVIDNIPNLQASWVTMGPKIGQLSLEFGVNDFGSTMIEENVVRAAGAHYRMTREDIVRLIRDAGRTAAQRNTYYDILRYF encoded by the coding sequence ATGTTGGTGCGGACGGGGGCGGCGGAGGAGATTCTGAACAAAGCGCTTTCCGGGGAGCGGTTGACCCTGGAGGACGGGGTTCGGCTGTATGAATCGGCGGACATCGTGGCCCTGGGCCGGGCGGCCCGAGAGGTGTCCCGGAGGCTACACCCGGAGGGCGTCGTGACCTTTGTGGTGAATCGCAACATCAATTATTCCAATGTGTGCGATACGTATTGTACCTTTTGCGCTTTTTACCGGCGGCCGGGCCATCCCGAAGCCTATGTCCTGCCGGACGAGGTGATTTTTGAAAAGATCGAAGAGACGGTGCGCCTCGGGGGCACGGAGATCCTGATGCAAGGCGGAACCCACCCGGATCTGCCCCTGGAGTGGTACACGGAGTTGTTGCGGAAGATCAAGGCGAGGTTCCCGGTGCATATGCATTCTTTCTCCTCGGCGGAGATCCAGAATCTGAAAAAGATCTCTGGGTTGTCCCTGGAGGGTGTGGTGCGGGCCCTCCGGGATGCGGGGCTGGACTCTCTGCCCGGGGGCGGGGCGGAGATCCTGGACAACCGGACCCGGCGTCGGATTAGCCGATTGAAGGGAACCTGGGAAGACTGGATGGAGGTGCACCTCACGGCGCACCGGCTGGGCATGCCCTCCACGGCGACGATGGTGGTGGGTTTCGGGGAGAGCGACGAGGAGCGGGTGTTGCACATGCTCCGGGTGCGGGAGGCCCAGGATCGAACCGGGGGATTCACGGCTTTTATCGCCTGGACGTACCAGCCCGATAACACGGCGCTCCGGGGGACCCGGGCCACGGCGGCGGAATACTTGAAGACCGTGGCGATTGCCCGGCTGGTGATCGACAACATCCCGAACCTCCAGGCGTCCTGGGTGACCATGGGGCCGAAGATTGGGCAGCTGTCGCTGGAATTCGGGGTAAACGATTTCGGCAGCACCATGATTGAGGAGAATGTCGTACGGGCAGCGGGAGCGCATTATCGCATGACCCGGGAGGACATCGTGCGGCTTATCCGGGACGCCGGGCGGACGGCGGCCCAGCGAAACACCTATTACGATATCCTCCGGTATTTTTGA
- a CDS encoding CheR family methyltransferase — protein MEREKDEYLWFAAQVLWWIGVDLTEYKRPQMERRLTSLRQRWNCDNWADFFALIRRDPRVYQEFLDKMTINVSEFYRNPGRWEVVGRRLAPRYLKLSRPVRCWSAACSTGEEPYTLAMVLMESGLSPNRFEILATDIDESAMERAKQGIYRTASLEHAPSGTAAKYFEQLGEDRWAIRPIVKQSVRFRRHNLLADPYDHGFDLIVCRNVMIYFTEEAKMRIYPKFRDALAPGGVLFVGSTEPIFQPERFGFRVFDTFFYEKISPSPGR, from the coding sequence GTGGAGAGGGAAAAAGACGAATATCTATGGTTTGCGGCTCAGGTGTTGTGGTGGATCGGGGTGGATTTGACCGAATACAAACGCCCCCAGATGGAGAGGCGGCTGACGTCGCTCAGGCAGAGGTGGAACTGCGACAACTGGGCGGATTTTTTTGCGCTCATACGTCGGGATCCCCGGGTGTACCAGGAGTTCCTCGATAAAATGACCATTAATGTCTCGGAGTTTTATCGCAATCCCGGGCGTTGGGAGGTGGTGGGCCGTCGGCTGGCGCCCAGGTATCTCAAACTGTCCCGCCCGGTGCGGTGCTGGAGCGCCGCTTGCTCCACCGGAGAAGAACCCTATACCCTGGCCATGGTGCTGATGGAGAGCGGCCTTTCCCCCAACCGGTTTGAAATCCTGGCCACCGACATCGACGAGAGCGCCATGGAGCGGGCGAAACAAGGGATTTACCGCACTGCCTCCCTGGAGCACGCTCCGTCGGGCACCGCCGCCAAATATTTTGAACAATTGGGCGAGGATCGATGGGCGATCCGGCCCATCGTGAAACAATCGGTGCGATTCCGGCGGCACAATCTCCTCGCAGACCCTTATGATCACGGCTTTGACCTCATTGTATGCCGGAACGTGATGATCTATTTTACCGAAGAGGCGAAAATGCGGATCTATCCAAAGTTCCGGGACGCCCTGGCGCCGGGGGGCGTGCTGTTTGTGGGCAGCACCGAGCCGATTTTTCAACCCGAACGGTTCGGGTTCCGGGTGTTCGATACGTTTTTTTACGAAAAAATCTCACCCTCGCCCGGCCGTTGA
- a CDS encoding patatin-like phospholipase family protein encodes MKGYRPVHRPFRLGLALSGGSLRGAGHLGVLQVLEEHGIVPDIVAGVSAGAVVAALYARGMPVAEMIEEAKHLAKARLIDWDVPLRTVLRFLLRYALYRLGLSPNPRTLLPPGLIQGARLEAYLHRLFLMYPRRCLPCLISATDLYHTETVVLGSLPSLSLSPAHRYIRLGEHEWPRAVRASCALPGVFQPARLRERHLVDGAVRNTLPADLLFRAGARRVIAVDLHLGELVDRNMKTFIDVIDRSLTLMFADLAALRLSSYPELRLAPPIPDIGWTDFARIPECIEVGRAYALHQLPLIREYLQRPRTPA; translated from the coding sequence ATGAAGGGATACCGGCCGGTCCACCGTCCTTTTCGCCTGGGCTTGGCCTTGAGCGGTGGCAGCCTCCGTGGGGCCGGCCACCTGGGGGTATTGCAAGTCCTTGAGGAACACGGCATCGTCCCGGATATCGTTGCCGGCGTCAGCGCCGGGGCGGTGGTGGCCGCCCTGTACGCCCGGGGTATGCCCGTGGCTGAGATGATTGAAGAAGCCAAACACCTGGCCAAAGCCCGTCTCATCGATTGGGACGTCCCCCTCCGCACCGTTCTGCGTTTTCTCCTCCGATACGCGCTTTACCGCTTGGGACTCTCTCCGAACCCGAGAACCCTTCTGCCCCCGGGCTTGATCCAAGGCGCCCGCCTGGAGGCCTACCTGCACCGCCTGTTCCTTATGTATCCGCGCCGATGCCTGCCCTGCCTGATCTCCGCCACCGACCTGTACCATACCGAGACGGTGGTCCTCGGCTCCCTCCCGTCCCTCTCCCTCTCCCCGGCACATCGGTACATCCGGCTGGGGGAGCACGAATGGCCCCGGGCTGTTCGGGCCAGCTGCGCCCTTCCCGGCGTCTTTCAGCCCGCCCGCCTGCGGGAACGCCACCTGGTGGACGGCGCCGTGCGCAACACCCTGCCCGCCGACCTTTTATTCCGGGCAGGCGCCCGGCGAGTCATCGCCGTCGATCTGCACCTCGGGGAGTTGGTGGACCGGAACATGAAGACCTTTATCGACGTCATCGACCGGTCCCTCACCCTGATGTTCGCCGACCTGGCTGCCCTGCGCCTCTCCAGCTACCCGGAACTCCGGCTGGCGCCCCCCATCCCCGACATTGGGTGGACCGATTTTGCCCGCATTCCGGAATGTATCGAGGTTGGCCGCGCTTACGCTCTTCACCAATTGCCCCTTATCCGCGAGTACCTCCAGAGGCCCCGGACCCCGGCGTAA
- a CDS encoding menaquinone biosynthetic enzyme MqnA/MqnD family protein encodes MEVLRIGRIQYANILPVYHFFEHDRVEFKPAVPSQLNAWLEEGAVDLGPVSSFAYGLHPERYVVLRDLSVSSRGPVGSIFLVSTLPIPSLHGRTVALTSSSATSVRLLKILFARRFEIAPKYVTMDPDLDRMLERADAALLIGDDALEAVLNPRGLMMLDLGEAWWEWTGLGMVFAVWAVRRAVAEEAPELLHSVHRTFREARDRGLREIDAVIRAAADFCGGEEQFWRDYYRCLSYDLGEDLLDGLHRYYQEAHDLGLLPTAARVQLWGDL; translated from the coding sequence ATGGAGGTCCTGCGGATCGGTCGCATCCAGTATGCGAACATTTTGCCAGTGTATCACTTCTTTGAGCATGATCGGGTGGAGTTTAAACCGGCTGTCCCCAGTCAGCTCAACGCTTGGTTGGAAGAAGGAGCCGTGGATCTGGGCCCGGTGTCCAGTTTTGCCTACGGGCTGCACCCGGAGCGCTACGTGGTGCTGAGGGATTTGTCGGTGAGCAGCCGGGGGCCGGTGGGTTCGATTTTTCTCGTGTCGACCCTGCCGATTCCGTCCCTTCACGGCCGGACGGTGGCACTGACTTCCAGCTCCGCCACGTCCGTGCGGTTACTTAAGATCTTGTTTGCCCGGCGGTTTGAGATTGCTCCCAAATATGTTACGATGGATCCAGATTTAGACCGAATGTTGGAGCGGGCGGACGCCGCTCTTTTGATCGGAGACGATGCCCTGGAGGCAGTCTTGAACCCCCGGGGTCTGATGATGTTGGATCTCGGTGAAGCGTGGTGGGAATGGACAGGGCTTGGCATGGTGTTCGCAGTGTGGGCGGTGCGCAGGGCGGTGGCGGAGGAAGCTCCGGAGTTGCTCCATTCGGTGCACCGGACCTTTCGGGAGGCCCGGGATCGGGGTCTGCGGGAGATTGACGCGGTGATCCGGGCTGCCGCCGATTTCTGCGGCGGGGAGGAGCAGTTTTGGCGGGACTATTATCGGTGTCTGTCCTATGATCTGGGGGAGGATCTTTTGGACGGACTTCATCGCTACTACCAAGAAGCGCACGACCTGGGGCTTTTGCCAACAGCCGCCCGGGTTCAGTTATGGGGGGATCTCTGA